Within the Gloeobacter kilaueensis JS1 genome, the region CCGGGCCGGTACCTACCGCACCGTGCTCGTCGTGGCAGCGGACGCCCTCTCTCGCTTTACCGACTGGAGCGACCGGGGTAGCTGCATTCTGTTTGGCGACGGTGCGGGGGCGGCACTCATCGAGGCGGGGGAGGCTGAAGGCATCCTCGGTTTTGAATTGCGCTCCGACGGGGCGCGCTCCCGGCATCTGACCATCGACTGCGCCCAGGAACCGGTCGAGCTGGTGGACGGCCTGCGGGCGACGCGCTCGCGCTACACATCCATTACAATGAATGGCCGGGAGGTCTACCGCTTCGCCGTCGAGGCGCTGCCGGATCTGATCGAAAAGACCCTCACCCAGAGCGCTGTCAGTGCCCAGAGCGTCAGAGGCTACTTTCTGCACCAGGCCAACCAGCGCATCCTCGATGCTGTCGCCAACCGCCTGCACGTTCCCTCCACGCGGATGGCCAGCAACCTCGAACGCTACGGCAACACTTCGAGCGCCTCGGTGCCGTTGATTCTGGCTGAATGGGCCGGCGACGGGCGACTGCAGACAGGAGATATGGTAGTAATGGTAGGCTTCGGTGCCGGTTTGAGTTGGGGAGTGTTGCTCGCACGTTGGGGACGGCTGTAGACACCACAACAGCTGCAAAAGGCAGAGCACGATGGCCAGAAGAAGCAATTGCAAAAAGCAGGCGGCAGTGACCGGCGATGAGTAGTTCGCTTCCGGTTGCTGCGTCGTCCCGGCGCGCTGCGGGCAAACGGCCAGCTTTGCTGCAGCCGCTGCTCGATGCGCCCGTCTGGTTTGTGCTGGCTATTGTGCTTTTGACGAGTTTGCTGGGCCTGCGCTTTTATAGAGAGCCGCAGCTGGCGATCGGCAAGCGCATCGGCTACACGCTGCTCGCTCCTAAGACGATGGATGTCGAGGACCGCCTGGAGACCGAGAAGGCCAGACTCGATGCGCGCCGCAATGCCGTACAGATTTACTCGCTCGATCCCCAGATCGAGGCCCAGGTCCACGACAGCCTCGACGACCTGTTGACCGAGGGCGACCAGATCTTTGCCACCGCCGGTAGCCTGCCCTACATCGACACCGGTATTCTCGCGAGCGAAGCCCAGCGCTACCTGCGGGCGATGCCCCAGGCCACCTGGCTGCAGATCAAGCAGCTTATCGGCAGCCCTACCCCCCCGGCTCAGCTCAGCGGCCTGACGCCCATCGAGCGCCAGATCTTTGGAAATTTGAACAAAAACCGCGCTGGCAACAGCGACGGTTTTGCTGCCCTCATCGAGCGCATCGAGCGGGCCCGGCTCGCCTACGGCCAGGCAATTGCCCGCCTGCGCACCGCTCCGCTGGTCTACCAGGACCGCCTGCTCGACCTCAGCCCCGATCAATGGAAGCAGGTTACCCAGCAGGTACAACTGGTGACCCGCCGCCTGCTTGCGATGGGTGTCATCCCCGGCCTGCCGCAGCCCTTGCGCGAGTCGGGAGTGATGGCTCAATTGCCCACCAGCTTCAACGTCCTGCAGCGCCGACTGGCTACCGATCTGGTGCTCTCGGTGCTCACGCCCAACTTAAAAGTGGACAGGCTCGAATCGTTCCAGCAGGCCGAGCGCACCGCCGAAAACGTCCCGACCGTGCGCCTCCACATCCAAAAAGGCCAGGTGCTGCTCAAAAAAGGCGAGATGATCACCCCGCGCTGGTTCGATATTCTCGATCGGCTCCAGCTTACCCAGCGCGGCGTGAACTGGCTGGAACTGCTGCTGCTGGTGGCGATCGAGGCGGTCGCCTTTGCGGCCTTTTTAATCATCGACAGGCGGCTGGGCAAAGCCTGCCTCTGCCGCAGGGACTACCTGCTCACCCTGGTGATCGCTCTATTTACCTCGGGCATCGGGGTCATCATCGGCGACAGCTGGGGCTGGGGCGGTTTTTTGCCCTTCATTGCCGCCGGTCTGTGGCTGGGCAACTTCTACGGTTCAAAGCGGGGCAGCCTCGCGCTGCTGGCGCTGGCGGTGCCCTTCTGGTATGGCTTGAAGATTCCTTTTACGATCTTTTTGCCCGTCTTTATCGGTGGGCTGGTGGCCGCTCTGCTGGTTGGTCGTCTGCGCTCGCGCGAGGAGATGGCTTTTTTGGGCGTCTTCGCCGCCGCCGTGCAGGGAGCGGTCTACGCCCTGCTCACGGTTGTATTTAGCAATGGCTTCGAGTGGGGAGAACTCTTCGTTCACACCCTTGAGATGGCAGGCGGCGGTCTTGTCTGCAGCATCGTCGCCCTGGGGGCGAGCCCCTACCTGGAGCGGCTATTCGATGTGATCACCTCCGTTCGCCTCTCGGAGCTGGCCAATCCCAACCGGCCTCTTCTAAAGCGCCTCGCCACCGAAGCTCCCGGCACCTTCCAGCACACCCTGTTCGTCGCCAACCTGGCGGAGGCTGCCGCCCAATGCCTGGGAGACAACGCCGATCTGGTCCGGGCCGGTACGCTCTACCACGACATCGGCAAGATGGTCCGCCCCCGCTACTTCATCGAAAACCAGATGGGGCTGCCGAACCCCCACCTGCAGCTCGACGATCCCTGGCGCTCGGCGGCGATCATCCGCGATCACGTCACCGACGGCCTGAAGCTGGCCCGCCGCTACGGCCTGCCCCAGGTCATTCAAAACTTTATCCCCGAGCACCAGGGCACCATCCAGATCGCTTACTTCCATCACCAGGCTTGTGAACTGGTCGGCTCCGACAACATTCGCGAAGAAGATTTCCGCTACCCCGGCCCGATTCCCCAGAGCCGGGAGACGGGCCTGGTCATGCTCGCCGACGCCTGCGAGGCGGCCCTGCGCTCATTAAAGGATGTCACCGAGGGTGAAGCGGTCGCGATGGTCCAGCGCATCCTGGCGGCCCGCTGGCGCGAGGGCCAGCTCAAAGATTCTGGCCTCAAAGAAGAAGAACTGCCCCAGATCGCCCGCATCTTTGTCAAAGTCTGGAAAGAACAGAACCACCAGCGCATCCGCTATCCGTCCGCCAGCCCCAAGACCCCCGAGTACCAGGTCGCCCGGCGCTAGCTGAGGAGGGCTGTGATAGTCTGGTTAAGCGCAACGGGATGTAGCGCAGTTTGGTAGCGCGCTTCGTTCGGGACGAAGAGGTCGCAGGTTCGAATCCTGTCATCCCGATAGCAACCGTAACAGCTCAAGCCTGCTTCTATAGCGACTTTTGAGGTATTCCACCTTGCCAGGATGTCGCTCTTTGGGCCGGGACTTTGGCTCCGGAGGCAGAGATTTTGAAGGTATTTCGGGGTATCTTTGGGAGCAATTGGGTCCGGTTTGGGTCCGGTTCACCAAATTTGGGTCCGGAGGTTGTATGTCCACAAACCGATTATATACACATCACCGTCGATAATACGTTGTAGGATTTTTCTAGCGTAATTTGACCGGAAGCAGTTTCTGGCGAAAGGGCTAAGATATGGAATCACCTGATACAGCAAGCAAGGGTCAGATAGCCGCACAACCGGATACACAGAATCCAGAATCCACCGTAGGACCTCAGGATAAGCGCAAATTTGATCAGTCTGGAGAAACGTATTCGCCTGAAACAGGGCTGCAAGAGCCAAACACAATTGAAAAGAACCGGGAAATTAGACTCCGGTTAGTCCCAGTTGGCGTGTTATTAATTGCCTTTGCGCTTTGGGGAGTGTTCGGCAAAATCCCCAATCGGGCTGAAGGACGGGCAGCAATTTTGATTCCTCGCTCCAGTGTTGCAATCCAACCGCGTGAAGGGGGTCGGGTATTGGCGTTGAATATTCGACCGGGTGATGCGGTTAAGAAAGGACAGGTATTGGCAACAATGGAGTTTCCTGAACTGGAAACCGAATTACAGGACAAGCGCGATCGCCTCACAGACCTCAAAGCCCAGAATCGTCAAATTGGCTCGGTTCAAACAAATCGCAGTCAACTTAATTCAAGCGCTGTAGAACAGAAGAGTCAGGCAAACTTGTATCAGGTTGAATCGCTGCGCGTGCAACTGGCAAGCAATCAGAGCCAGCGAGAAGCGTATCTCGACCACCTCAAGTACCTGCGTGACTTTAAAACGTCCACAAGCGAGAGATTGTCCGCATACGACAATCTGGCAAAAGAGGGTGCGGTTCCTCGGATCGGCTTCCAGTCTTATTTCTTTCAATTCAGTCAGCAGGAAGTTGCCAATTCGGTGAATCAGACACAAGTGGAGCTCGCTCGCCTCAAAGGAGAGGATGAGAGTTTGAGGGCACAGATGCAAACTCTGCGGGCAGCGAATCGGGCATTGGCGACCGAGAAGCGCGGC harbors:
- a CDS encoding HD family phosphohydrolase; protein product: MSSSLPVAASSRRAAGKRPALLQPLLDAPVWFVLAIVLLTSLLGLRFYREPQLAIGKRIGYTLLAPKTMDVEDRLETEKARLDARRNAVQIYSLDPQIEAQVHDSLDDLLTEGDQIFATAGSLPYIDTGILASEAQRYLRAMPQATWLQIKQLIGSPTPPAQLSGLTPIERQIFGNLNKNRAGNSDGFAALIERIERARLAYGQAIARLRTAPLVYQDRLLDLSPDQWKQVTQQVQLVTRRLLAMGVIPGLPQPLRESGVMAQLPTSFNVLQRRLATDLVLSVLTPNLKVDRLESFQQAERTAENVPTVRLHIQKGQVLLKKGEMITPRWFDILDRLQLTQRGVNWLELLLLVAIEAVAFAAFLIIDRRLGKACLCRRDYLLTLVIALFTSGIGVIIGDSWGWGGFLPFIAAGLWLGNFYGSKRGSLALLALAVPFWYGLKIPFTIFLPVFIGGLVAALLVGRLRSREEMAFLGVFAAAVQGAVYALLTVVFSNGFEWGELFVHTLEMAGGGLVCSIVALGASPYLERLFDVITSVRLSELANPNRPLLKRLATEAPGTFQHTLFVANLAEAAAQCLGDNADLVRAGTLYHDIGKMVRPRYFIENQMGLPNPHLQLDDPWRSAAIIRDHVTDGLKLARRYGLPQVIQNFIPEHQGTIQIAYFHHQACELVGSDNIREEDFRYPGPIPQSRETGLVMLADACEAALRSLKDVTEGEAVAMVQRILAARWREGQLKDSGLKEEELPQIARIFVKVWKEQNHQRIRYPSASPKTPEYQVARR
- a CDS encoding NHLP bacteriocin system secretion protein yields the protein MESPDTASKGQIAAQPDTQNPESTVGPQDKRKFDQSGETYSPETGLQEPNTIEKNREIRLRLVPVGVLLIAFALWGVFGKIPNRAEGRAAILIPRSSVAIQPREGGRVLALNIRPGDAVKKGQVLATMEFPELETELQDKRDRLTDLKAQNRQIGSVQTNRSQLNSSAVEQKSQANLYQVESLRVQLASNQSQREAYLDHLKYLRDFKTSTSERLSAYDNLAKEGAVPRIGFQSYFFQFSQQEVANSVNQTQVELARLKGEDESLRAQMQTLRAANRALATEKRGVDLQDTISDVVRYNAIADQQRDINTLQARIRASSRVVSLYNGKVEEISVNPGEVLLPSGRIGRLAVENANAKVNVVALFKVGDAKQLTTGMAVEVIPDLYDRERYGGIVAKVVQVAQNPVTAYELSSLVGSQDLAEKLLLGRDKDDRDKPQPINASVTKVILELQTDPHVPSGFKWTEGKGAPRAITDGTTADVQAVTEERSLFSYLTPAFRWITGVYGH
- a CDS encoding beta-ketoacyl-ACP synthase III; this translates as MPGVQITGVGGAVPAQVLTNDHLSRLVETSDEWINTRTGIRERRLLAPGQSLVQLAVQAASEALAQAGRSALDVELLILATSTPEDLFGSAAQLQSELGAVRAAAFDLSAACSGFVFALATASQFVRAGTYRTVLVVAADALSRFTDWSDRGSCILFGDGAGAALIEAGEAEGILGFELRSDGARSRHLTIDCAQEPVELVDGLRATRSRYTSITMNGREVYRFAVEALPDLIEKTLTQSAVSAQSVRGYFLHQANQRILDAVANRLHVPSTRMASNLERYGNTSSASVPLILAEWAGDGRLQTGDMVVMVGFGAGLSWGVLLARWGRL